Genomic DNA from Clostridium sp. BJN0013:
GGGAAGTCATGCAAATATGGTGGGGAATTTTGTATATGGATTAGGAGAAAAACTTGTATCAGGAGAGTCAAATGCACATACCTTTACACTTAAGAGGCCTAAAGGAAAGTATGAGGGATCTGCAGACTTAAAAAAATATGCCTCAAAATTATATAAGTATTCATCCAGCCTTCATATAAAATACAATGCTCCCCAGGATATTGAGTGGGCTGTAGAGGATGGAAAATTATATATACTTCAGGCCAGGCCTATTACAACTTTGAGGACTGGTAATCCAGATACCTATGAATGGAATGATTCTCTTGATGGAGATTATATTTGGACCAATAACAATGTGGGAGAGGCAATGTCTGATGTTTTTACCCCGCTGAGCTGGTCTATTATAAGAGATTTAGATGAAGAACAAACTCCAATCCCCGGATATTATCTGTTTTCTGGTAATGTATATGGAAGAGCATACACAAATATAAGTTATGCATTGTCTATATATCCTGCCTTTGGTAAGAGTATAAAATCTCTTATGGGAATAATGAGTGAAGTATTTGGACAAATGCCAGAAGGGATAGAGGTACCTGTTTATCCATTTTCCAAGTTAAGTTTAATGAAACAAATGATTCCCACAGTGGGGCATCGTTTAAAGAAAATTATTGAAAGTTCCAGTAAAATACCAGACCATTTAAAAGATTCACCTAAATGGTGTATAAATATGAGAAAAAGGATTGGAGAAATAAAAAGCAGAGAAGAGCTTTATAACTTATGGAAAAAAGAACTTTTACCTTATAATTTTAAAGCTTTATGGATTGCGCTTGCAGGTGGGCGTAAAATGGTAATTGCCAATAAACTGAAAAATGAACTTGTAAATCTGGTGGGAATTGAGGATACTAATATACTAATGTCAAATTTTAGGGGAAATTCATCTCTTGAAAGTCTTGGTCCCATTGTGGGAATGTCAAAGATCATAAGGGGAGAAATGAGCAGGGATGAATACAAAGTGCAGTACGGTCATAGAGGACCTCATGAATTTGAACTATCCATACCAGATTCTCTAGAGGATGAAACCTGGTTTAATAACCAAATAGAGGAATTACGAAAATCAAATACAAATGTAGAAAGTCTGCTGGATAAGCAGAAGACAGAATATGAAAATGCTTTAAAGGAATTGAAAAAGCGCTTTCCTCGGAAAGTACGAAGCATTGAGAAAAAAATGATAAAGGCAAATAAAGCAGCACGTCTCAGGGAATCAGTGCGTTCAGAGTGGACCAGGGCATTTAGAGTGAATCGTGCTTTTGCCCTTAAAGCAGGGGAACTTACAGGCATAGAAGATAATGTATTTTTTTTATACATTGATGAAGTTTTAAATCTGCTTTTAGGAGATGATTCTGCAGTAGGACATATTGCTGCAAGAAAAGATAATTATAATAAGTATAAAAAATTGCCTCCTCTGCCATCCATTATCCGTGGGACTTTCAATGCTTTTGATTGGTCACAAAACCCAAATAGAAGAAGTGACTATTATGACTCTAATGCAGCTGCAGCTGGTCAATCTGATTCTGGGACACTAAAGGGATTTGCAGGAGCAGCAGGGAAAGTAGAAGGAATTGTGAGAGTTATTATAAATCCTGAAGAGGGAGAAAATCTTAAAACAGGTGAGGTTTTAGTAGCAGCTACTACTAATGTAGGTTGGACGCCTCTTTTTCCCCGGGCCGCAGCTATAATTACAGATATTGGTGCACCATTATCTCATGCTGCCATAGTTGCCAGAGAACTTGGCATTCCAGCGGTAGTTGGATGTGGTAATGCCACTAGAAGACTTAATACGGGAGATAGAGTCATAGTTGATGGTGGACATGGAATTGTGCAGATTGTCAGTGGAAATGATTGTGTGTCAGAAGATTCATATGGTAAAATGTAATTACAATTTTAAGTCATTAAATGAATTGTTGGTATTAGGAGTTGAATTTATGAATTTACCAGAGAAAAAATTCATTACTATTGATGAATTTTATAAAATGAAGGAAGAAACTGATGATATATTAGAATATATCGATGGAGTTGTATATATGTCTCCTTCACCATCTATAAAACATCAAAGAGTATCAGGTAGATTATATGTTAAATTATTTGATTTTTTAGAGGGAAGGGAATGTGAAGTATTTTCAGCACCTTACAATGTACAGCTGCATAGTGAAGAGTTTGAAGGAGATAGAGTAGTAATACCAGATATTTCGGTTATTTGTGATAAAACCGGTATAGAAGACAATAAATATGTTGGTATACCTACTCTTATAATGGAAATAGTATCACCTTCTAATCAATCAAATGACTTGGTGGTAAAACTAAACTTATATATGAAATATGGTGTTAAAGAATATTGGATTGTAAATCCTATAATTAATACGGTGCAAATATATAGCCTTAATGATGATGGATTATATGATCAACTTGATGTTGTTAAAAATAGTGGTAGTATAGCATCCAGTATTTTTACTGGATTTACTGTAGATGTAGAAGAGTTGTTTTAATATAAAAAGATTGTAATAGACGCAGTTGGAATTGATTTACACAGATCTAACTGCGTTTATTTTTATTTTTTTGCGAAGTTTTATTAAATCATAGTAATTTACAAGTATTTTATGATAAAATGATAATTAATATGTTAATTAATTCATAATTTGATTATAGGGGAGGGCGGAGTATATGCAAGACAAGATAGTGCTTGCGGAAGATGAACCCATTACTAGAATGGATATTTTTGAAATACTTACATGTTGTGGATATAATGTGGTTGGAAAAGCCTCTGATGGACTTGAAGCTGTTGAATTGTGCAGGATAAATAGGCCAAATCTAGTCATTATGGATATAAAGATGCCAAACCTGGATGGCATACAGGCTGCTAAAATTATAGCAAAGGAAAATTTGGCAGATGCTATAGTTATGCTTACAGCTTATAGCGGAAAAGAATTTATGGATAAGGTAAAAGAAGTTGGTGCTATAGGGTATGTTGTAAAACCTATAGATGAAAGAAATTTAATTCCACAAATTGAAATTGCCATATCAAAAAGTAAGGAAATAAAAAACATTAAAGATGAGGCAGCTTGCGCCAAGCAAAAAATTGAAGATATGAAGGTAATATATAGAGCTAAAGAGATGTTAATGGACAGGTATTCTATAAAAGAAGAAGATGCCTATAAGAGAATAAGAAAGCTTAGCATGGATAGGCAGTGCTCTATTTTAAACACTTCAAGAAGTTTAATAAGAGGATATGAAAGGTAGATTAACATGCTTAGAAAATTGTGCAGGACATACACAAACTTATCCCAGGAAGATATAAAAATTTTAGAAAATATGGAAAAGTATCTTCAAAGTGTATCCAATCTAGTTAAAGCGGATATTTTTATTGACTGTCTAACCAGAGAATCAGGAACTGCCATTGTAGTTTCGGAAGCTAAGCCTTCAAATTCCATATCTCTATATAGGGGAACAGTAGTGGGTGAACTTGCTTTAATGAAAAATGAACCAGCTGCACTTAGAACGCTTCAGATAGGCATGGGAACTTCAGATTTAAAGGCAATTACCCAGGAAAATAAAGTAGTAAAACAAAATACGGTACCTATTAAAAATAGTGAGGATAAAGTAATAGGTGTGCTTATAATGGAAAAAGACATAACTGAGGATTTAAGTAAAAATAGAAATATGGAAATATTGTCTGAAACCACAGAACAGTTAAGTCAGACACTCATGAATTTAAAGAGTCCAGAACTATCTAATACTGTAGATTTTAATCTGATTAATGATGCTGTTATTATATTTAATGAGTGTGGAATTTCTATTTATGCTAACCATATTGCAGAGGATATTTACATAAAACTTGGTTATAAAGATAAGATTGTGGGAATGAAATTTGATAACCTTGTTTTAAGTAAAACCAGTTTTTCCAAAATATTAAAAGAGAATAATTCTATATTATCTGAAGTTTCAATAGGAAATTTTTCGCTGCAGATAAAGTATGCTGTTCTTAAAAAAAATAATAGTATATGTGGTGTTGTTATGTTAATTAAGGACATAACAGATATAAAAGAAAAAGAAAAGCAGCTTATTCTAAAAGCTGTGGCAATAAGAGAAATACATCATAGAGTTAAGAATAATCTTCAAACTATAGCAAGTATTTTAAGGCTGCAATCCAGGAGGATAAATAACGAAGAAGCTAAAAAAGCCTTTAAAGAGAGCATAGGCAGAATACTTAGTATAGCTGCAACTCATGAGGTGCTGGCACAAAACGGAATTGATGATGTGGATATAAAAAATATACTATCCAAAATTAAAGATAATGCCATTAGAAACTTTATTCAATGCAATAAACAAATAGATATAAAATTTATTGGAGATAGTTTTTATGTGGACTCGGACAAGGCTACATCTATAGCTATAGTGTTAAATGAATTACTTCAAAATTCCCTTCAGCATGCTTTTGTAGATAAAAATGAAGGATTTATAGAGATAATTATAAAAAAAGGTATTATGTATTCCAATATATCAGTTATTGACAGTGGAAAAGGATTTGATATAAATCTAGTTAAAAATGAAAGCTTGGGACTGGACATTGTAAAAAGTATAGTAAAGGATAAATTAAATGGGGATATAAATATTGATTCAAGTAAAAGCGGGACAAAAGCAGTTTTTTGCTTTAAAAATTAATATAGTAAAGCGTATTGAGGATGCATTAAATTATAGGAGAATATTTTATTAATTTTTTATAAAAATACTCTTTACATTGATAAATTGTTATGATAAACTGTGTATAAATTATAAATGAAATGCAATGGAGCATTTCATTCAAAGTTTATAATTTTTGTTTAAAAATTTATAAATAGTTAGAGAGCAGCGGAGCTTAAAATATTTTAGGTATTTTAAGCTCTTTTTTCATCTAGTGGCCTTAAAGGGAGGTGTACCAAAATAGTAAATGACAAAATATTAAGTGTAGGAATTGACATTGGTACCACCACTACACAAGTTATATTTAGTGAAATCACAATACAAAATACAGCAGGTTCTTTTTTTGTACCAAAAGTTAAAATTGTAGATAAAAGAATAACTTATAAAGGTAAAATATACTTTACCCCACTGGTATCCAGAAAAAGCATAAATTTAGAAAAGCTAAAATCTATAATACAGCAGGAATATAATAGAGCCAATGTGAAAAAAGAACACATTTCTACCGGGGCAATAATAATAACCGGGGAAACTGCAAGGAAAGAAAATGCACAGCAGGTTTTAAATATTCTTTCAGACTTTGCAGGGGATTTTGTAGTGGCAACTGCCGGGGCTGATCTGGAATCAATACTGGCAGCATATGGGGCTGGAGCTTATAAGGTTTCTAAAAATATTTCCGGAAAAGTTGTAAATTTTGATATAGGAGGTGGTACAACTAATGCATGTGTGTTTGATGAAGGAAAAATAGTGGATTCCTTTGCCCTGCATATAGGGGGAAAGTTAATTGAATTTGATGACAGCGGTAATGTAATTTACATATCTGAAAAGATAGAAAGGCTGCTGGAAAGCTTAAATTTAAATATCATTATTGGCAGCAAGCCTAAATTTTGTGATTTAAATATGCTTGTAAGTAAATTTGCAGATATTATTTTTAAAATTGGAAGTAACATAAATTTATCTTCAGAAGAAAGGGAGCTTTTTATCCAGCATAAAAATAAAGAATTGACGGCACAAATATTTATGTTTTCAGGAGGGGTTGCGGAATTTATATATAGTGATTATGAGGTAAATACACTGCAGGATACTTTAAAGTACAAAGATATAGGACCACTTCTAGGAGTGTATATAAGAGGCATTTTAAAGGAAGGCAAATATAAATTTTTGGAGCCAAAGGAAAAAATAAGGGCCACAGTAATAGGGGCAGGAAGCCATTCTATAAAAATAAGCGGAAGTACCATAATTTTTGATGAAGACATACTGCCAATAAAAAATATACCTATTATAAAGATAAAGGATGATTTGTTGGAAGACCAAGATGTGATGTATGAATATGTATCAGAAAAAATTAAGCTGTATGATGATTCTATGGTGGCCATTTCCTTTAAGGGACCATTAAGCCCTTCTTATAGGCAAATACAGCTAATGGCTGGAGGAATAATAAAATGTTTTAAAATTATAAAGGATTACCCAATTATAGTTGTGGTAGAAAATGATTTTGCAAAGGCACTTGGACAGACAATAAAAGCTGGGTGTAATTTTTCTAGAAAAGTAATATGTATAGACGGAATTTCCACTGACAACGGAGATTATATAGATATTGGAAAATCTGTAGGGGGAATTATACCTGTTGCTGTGAAAACTTTAATATTTAACAATTAATTCATTGATGGAAATTATAAATAGTTTTGGGAGGGTTTTTAATGCAAAGTGAATTAAAGAAGACATTATCACCATTTCAACTTTGGGCTATTATAGTTGGTATGGTTATATCAGGTATGTATTTTGGATGGAATAATGCATTGGCATTTGCAGGACCGGTGGGGTTTATAATAGCAATAGTAATTGTAACTATTTTTTATACTGCTTTTATGTTCAGTTATGCAGAACTTTCCACTGCTATACCTGATGCAGGAGGGTCTGCCGAATATGCAACTAGGGCTATGGGAAGATTTGGAGGTTTTTTGGCAGGCTTTTCTTCTGTAGTTGAATTTTTATTTGCTACGCCAGCTATAGCTATATCTATTGGCGCCTATGTTCATTTTATAATACCGGCTGTACCAATAACTGCGGCTGCCCTTGTATCTTACGGGATTTTTGTGATTATAAATTGTGGGGGAGTTAAAACTGCGGCTATTATTGAGACTGTAGTTACTATTGTTGCCATTGTAGGACTTGTAATATTTGCAGGTGCCAGTTTTACCCACATTGATATTACAAGAATAGTAGGACAGGGTGCTTTCCGTGGAGGGGTTGGAGGCGTATTTAATGCTATACCATTTGCCATATGGTTCTATTTAGCTGCAGAAGGAGGGGCAATGTCTGCAGAAGAATGTAAAAATCCAAAGAAAGATGTACCTAAGGGCTTTATACTTGCCATACTTACTCTTGTAGTGCTGGCACTTGTTACTTTTGTATGTACTGCAGGAGTAATGGATGCTAAGGCACTTGGTTCGACTGATTCACCTCTTCCTGATGCACTTGATGTAATATATGGAAAAGGAAATGCATTTTCTAAATTGATGAGTTTTATAGGACTTTTTGGGCTTATAGCCAGTCTTCATGGAATAATAATTGGGTATTCAAGACAGATATTCGCAATGTCCAGGTCAAGATATTTACCTAAATTTTTATCAAAAGTAAATTCGAAAGCCTCACCTGTAGCGGCAACAATTATACCAAGTCTTATAGGAATGCTATTTGTACTTTTAAATAGTACCGCAGTAATTATAGTGATTTCAAGTTTTGGAGCTATTGCACTTCATGCAGTGAGTATGGCTGCACTGTTAATTTTAAGAAAAAAAGAACCTGATTTAGAAAGACCATATAAAGTTTCGATTACACTTCCTATAATATCTCTTGTACTTGATGTAATTTTACTTGTGACTGTTGGGTATTCAAATATATCAACTGTATCTTTTGTAATAGGTGCTTATGTACTGGCCATCATATATTATTTTGTGTATTCAAGATTTACTGAAGTATCATCAGAAAAGGAGGTATCACAAAAAATTACAGAACAGGATAGGGCAATTTAAATATATTTAAGACAGGTGATTTCTATGAATTTAAAGACTATTTTATTTAATAAAGTATACAAATTTAAGGATATAAAAGATTTACTGGCTAAGGCCAATGAAAAAAAATCTGGAGATGCCCTTGCAGGAATTGCAGCCTGCAGCACTTCAGAGAGAATTGCTGCAAAAATTGTATTGGCAGATATAACTTTAGAAGATCTTAGAAATAATCCCGTTGTTCCCTATGAAAAAGATGAAGTAACAAGAATTATACAAGATTCCATAGATAAGTTTGCTTACAATAAAATAAAGCATATGACAGTGGGAGAACTTAGAGAGTTTATATTGAGTGCCAAAGAAAGAGATATAAAATTAATAAGAGATGGATTAACTGCGGAAATGATTTCCGCAGTGACAAAACTTATGAGCAATATGGATCTTATATATGCTGCACAGAAAATTTGTAATACCGCATGCTGTAATACTAAAATTGGAGAAAGAGGAACTCTTTCTTCAAGACTTCAGCCAAACCATCCAACGGATGATATAGAGGGAATAATGGCATCGGTTATGGAAGGACTAAGTTATGGTATAGGTGATGCCGTAATTGGATTGAATCCTGTAAATGACAGCATAGATAGTGTATACAGAATTTTGTGTAAATTTAAGGAGTTTACTTCTGAATGGCATATTCCAACTCAAAATTGTGTACTTTCCCATGTAACTACCCAAATGGAAGTTTTAAAGAGGGGAGCACCTATGGACTTGATGTTTCAAAGCATAGCGGGCTCAGAAATATCCAACAGGAGTTTTGGCATAAATACTGCCCTTATGGATGAGGCCTACTTCCTTATGAGAGAAAATAAGTATTCAAAGGGAGCAAATTTTATGTATTTTGAAACGGGACAGGGTTCAGAACTTTCCTCGGATGGAAACAATGGTGCGGATCAACTTACCATGGAAGCCAGGTGCTATGGTTTTGCTAAAAGGTATAATCCATTTTTAGTAAATACAGTGGTAGGATTTATAGGTCCTGAATATTTGTATGATGGAAGTCAGGTTATAAGGGCGGGACTTGAAGATCACTTTATGGGTAAACTTACGGGATTGCCTATGGGAGTTGATGTATGCTACACAAACCATATGAAGGCAGAACAAAATGACATGGATAATCTAGCAATGCTTTTAACAAATGCTAATTGTGCTTACTTTATGGGAATTCCCTGTGCTGATGATGTAATGCTTATGTACCAATCTACAAGTTATCATGATATTGCAACTCTTAGAGAAATTACAGGTAAAACTCCCATTAAAGAATTTGAAAGAAGATTGGAACAGCTGGGTATTTTACAAAATGGAAAGCTTACAGATATAGCGGGAGATGCTTCATTGTTTTTAAAAAAATCAATGGTCTAGTGAGGTGAAATTATGGATAGCAATTATGAAATATATAAGCGTATGAAAAAATCAACAAATGCAAGAATTTGTGTGGGCAGGGCAGGAACTAGGTATAAAACTGAAACTCTTCTAAAATTGAGAGCAGATCATGCAGTGGCAATGGATGCAGTTTGGTCACATGTAGATGAAAGTATTATAGATAAGCTTAATTTTTTAAAGGTTCAAACCATGGTAAAAGATAAGGAACAGTATATACAAAGACCTGACCTTGGAAGAAAATTTTCCAAAGAAACTATAGAGTATATAAAGAATAACTGTATAAGGAATCCAGATGTTCAAATAATAGCTGGAGATGGATTAAGTTCCCCGGCTATTACAGTTAATTTAGAAGATATATACTGTATAATAATTGACGGACTTAAAGCAAAAGGATATAAAATAGGAACTCCTATATTTGTAAAATATGCCAGGGTAGCTACTATGGATAAAATAAGCGAGGCATTGGATGCGAAAGTTACCATTATCCTTATAGGTGAAAGACCCGGACTTGCAACAGGTGAAAGTATGAGCAGCTATATGGCTTATAGATCAAGTACTAAAAAGCCTGAATCTCAAAGAACTGTGATTTCAAATATACATAAAAGTGGTACTCCTCCAGTGGAAGCAGGGGCACAAATTGTATATTTGGTAGATTTGATGATGAAGGAAAAGAAAAGCGGTATTGAACTTAGGATATCAAGTGACATGAAATTAACTTAAAAGATCTGCTGCACAACTAACTGGATAGTTTGGCTGTGGGCAGATCTTTTTTATTTGAGCTAATAATTAAGAGTTTTTGTTTTAAAATCTAATGGGATATAGAAAATAATAATTTATTAATAGCCTTATCTATACTTGTATCATTTGGATTATTAAGCCATTTGGAAGAAATCACAATATATGTACGGTTGACGGATTTACTTTTTAAATAGGAGTAGATTATTTGAGATTCGTCCATTTTTTCCTTATGGAGTTCTGTGGACTTTTTTATAGTTTTATTATTAAAATAGAATAAAATATTACTTTTCAAAAAAGATTTCAATTTTTGAAAATTAATGTTTTCCAAATAACATTTTTTACTAAAAATAACTTTATTTCCTTTAATAAGAAAAAATTTCACACTATTATATTCCAAATATTCCAGCAAAGCTATATTCTTATTCTTTTTTGTGAATTTAGAGATTTTGGCTTTATTTAGCAGATAATTTACTGCACTTATATAATCTCTATATTTAGCGGCACTTTCAAAATTAAATTTCTCTGATGCTTTATTCATGTTGTATTCCATTTCTTCAATAATACTTTTATCAGTGCCGTTAAGCAGATTTATTATTTTATCAAAAATAGAGGAGTACTGTTTTTTTTCAGTACTGCCTAAGCACATACCTAAACATAAGCCTAAAGAATAATTTAAACAGCATGAAGCTTTTTGGAAATTGTTGCTGCAAAATATTTTGCAGCATTCCTTTATGCCTTGAATGCCTCGTTCTACTGTGTTTCTACTTGAGTATGGTCCAAAATAAAGATTTCCGTCATTTTTTACATATTCATTGGAGATTTTAATATCAGGATATTTCTGGTTAATCTTTATATAGCAATAAGATTGGGTATTCTTCATTTGTCTGTTATATATAGGCTTTATTTGTTTTATTAATTTACATTCCAGCATAAGGGCTTCAAATTCTGTATCTGTAAGTATATAGTCAAAATCTCTTAGGTTTTTGACTAACTTTAGAACTTTTGGAGTATGTGATCTTGAATTTTGAAAATATGATGCAACTCTGCTTTTTAGATTCTTTGATTTTCCTACATATATAACACTATTAAGGGAATCCTTCATGAGGTATACGCCAGGAGAAGAAGGAAGTTTTTCAATTTTTTCTTTTAAATCCATAGACTTTTCTCCTAAACACATATATGATTTGATTATAGTATAGATTAAAGCTGTAATATATACAAGAGAATTCTGTAGATTATAGTATGGTTGACTAATCAACTGTATTATGTTATTTTATCTAATGAAAGGGGTAAAATAGAATTGAATGATAAAGCACAAACTTTAATTAAGTTAACTAACAATATATATAGATGTACCCAGGTTTATATTGATAAAAAACTAAAAAAATATAATCTTACTACAGGTACATACCCATATTTACTTGTATTGAGTAAAAAAGAAGGTATAAGCCAAAGTGACATAAGCAGAGAACTTAATGTAGATAAATCCATGTCTGCAAGAACCATTAAAAGATTAATATCACTGGGTTATATAAAAAAAGAGGAAAATAAGGAAGATATAAGAGCATATAAACTCTATATAACGGATAAAGCAAAAGCTATAATTCCTGAAATTATAGAAACTATTCATAATTGGATTGATATTTTAATATATGGAAATGATGAAAAGGACATAAAAATATCTATAGAATTTTTAGAACAAGTTTTAGAAAATGGGAAAAAATATAGGGAGAAAAACTGCGAAAGGATGAAAAAGAATTGAATAAGACCGAAAATCAAACCTATGAAAAAAGATGGATAATTTTATTTACTGTTATTTCAGCTACTTTTATGGCCACATTGGATGGAAGCATTGTAAATGTGGCCCTACCTAATATGTCAGATAAACTAAATGTTAATATGGCACAAATTTCATGGGTGGTTACCAGCTTTCTTATAACCATTTCAGCT
This window encodes:
- a CDS encoding UvrB/UvrC motif-containing protein; the encoded protein is MDLKEKIEKLPSSPGVYLMKDSLNSVIYVGKSKNLKSRVASYFQNSRSHTPKVLKLVKNLRDFDYILTDTEFEALMLECKLIKQIKPIYNRQMKNTQSYCYIKINQKYPDIKISNEYVKNDGNLYFGPYSSRNTVERGIQGIKECCKIFCSNNFQKASCCLNYSLGLCLGMCLGSTEKKQYSSIFDKIINLLNGTDKSIIEEMEYNMNKASEKFNFESAAKYRDYISAVNYLLNKAKISKFTKKNKNIALLEYLEYNSVKFFLIKGNKVIFSKKCYLENINFQKLKSFLKSNILFYFNNKTIKKSTELHKEKMDESQIIYSYLKSKSVNRTYIVISSKWLNNPNDTSIDKAINKLLFSISH
- a CDS encoding MarR family winged helix-turn-helix transcriptional regulator, with protein sequence MNDKAQTLIKLTNNIYRCTQVYIDKKLKKYNLTTGTYPYLLVLSKKEGISQSDISRELNVDKSMSARTIKRLISLGYIKKEENKEDIRAYKLYITDKAKAIIPEIIETIHNWIDILIYGNDEKDIKISIEFLEQVLENGKKYREKNCERMKKN